In the genome of Girardinichthys multiradiatus isolate DD_20200921_A chromosome 7, DD_fGirMul_XY1, whole genome shotgun sequence, one region contains:
- the c7h2orf49 gene encoding ashwin, producing the protein MAATTGQTKKSVSASDADLLLHPELLSQDFMQLILRQRNVGTRGCEDRDRLTELYLRHIIPLPQRNLPNSRWGRKMEKSRGRQTAAGHSSSNDQHRNRPLIVFDGKSSQSGPLKVKKPESPTGPAGATDRLKPPPSANLSNPIRKLSGTSSSSSSHRSSDTTNLKRDADASGALKSPEVRKKIQHITWP; encoded by the exons ATGGCTGCTACCACAGGACAAACTAAAAAGAGTGTTTCAGCCTCAGATGCGGATCTCTTACTGCACCCCGAGCTTCTATCTCAAGACTTTATGCAGCTAATTTTAAGGCAG AGAAATGTCGGTACCAGAGGCTGCGAAGACAGGGACCGGCTCACAGAGCTCTACCTGCGGCATATCATCCCGCTACCGCAGAGGAATCTACCCAACAGCCGTTGGGGACGGAAGATGGAGAAGAGCCGGGGGAGACAGACGGCCGCTGGACACAG TTCCAGTAATGACCAACATAGGAACAGGCCTCTGATTGTTTTTGACGGGAAGTCCTCTCAGTCGGGCCCGCTGAAAGTGAAGAAACCCGAGAGCCCGACAGGGCCAGCCGGAGCCACAGACAGATTAAAACCTCCTCCATCTGCAAATCTGTCCAACCCCATCCGTAAACTCTCAGGCACGTCATCGTCGTCTTCCTcacatcgcagctctgacacCACAAACCTCAAACGGGACGCAGACGCCTCG ggTGCACTAAAATCTCCAGAAGTGAGGAAAAAGATCCAACACATAACGTGGCCCTGA